The Sesamum indicum cultivar Zhongzhi No. 13 linkage group LG6, S_indicum_v1.0, whole genome shotgun sequence genome has a segment encoding these proteins:
- the LOC105164434 gene encoding GDSL esterase/lipase At1g29670-like, with product TGEQLGFRINLNNQLKNHNVTMTRIAGLLGSGASELLNKCLYYFVIGSNDYINNYFVPEYYPTSSMYTPEQYATVLVQQYSQQLKTLYDFGARKVAVNGIGPVGCAPAELARGTNGSACVDWMNKAVQLFNDKLKHLVNDFNTNIKDAKFVYLDAMDLRPTQLIALGIRFLSKPCCNVSNITGLCIPGETPCPIRALHAFYDGFHPSEIVNRVVAVASYIELLKLLINQFEHSFLRMVFAVRTNEVVALFLVVYINLQPSALSTAPQVPCFFIFGDSIVDNGNNNQLKTTTKVNYPPYGIDFPDGPTGRFTNGPNPADFLADLLGFKSAVPSFATAKGREIIKGVNYASGSAGIRNETGKQLGHRISMNEQLLHHNVTVSRIARLLGHTPSRKDHLSKCLYYFVVGSNDYMNNYFKPEYYSTSKKYSTEEYAAVLIREYSQQLKKLYSFGARKVAVTGLSAIGCVPAELARGTNGSLCVDAINDAAVLFNHKLQALVQSLNNHLPDAQFIYIPGVELSEHIPVPGIKFLLKPCCEVAKTTGLCIRGKKPCRDRALHLFFDNFHPTSIVYKATAAAAYAEILQLIQ from the exons ACAGGAGAACAACTG GGCTTCCGAATCAACTTGAATAATCAGTTGAAAAATCACAATGTCACAATGACTCGCATCGCCGGTTTGCTTGGGAGCGGCGCTTCAGAGCTCCTCAACAAatgtttgtattattttgttatcGGCAGCAACGATTACATAAACAACTACTTTGTGCCTGAGTATTATCCGACAAGCAGTATGTATACGCCGGAGCAATATGCTACTGTTTTGGTTCAACAGTACTCTCAACAACTCAAG ACACTGTACGATTTTGGAGCAAGAAAAGTAGCTGTTAATGGAATTGGTCCGGTGGGGTGCGCCCCGGCAGAGCTGGCCAGGGGGACTAATGGATCTGCTTGTGTGGACTGGATGAACAAGGCAGTGCAGTTGTTCAATGACAAGCTGAAGCATCTTGTGAACGACTTCAATACCAATATTAAAGATGCAAAATTTGTCTACCTCGACGCCATGGATTTGAGGCCTACGCAATTGATAGCTCTTG GTATTCGATTTTTGAGCAAACCATGCTGCAACGTATCGAACATCACCGGGCTGTGCATCCCTGGAGAAACACCATGCCCCATCAGGGCCCTGCATGCGTTCTACGACGGTTTCCACCCATCGGAGATTGTTAACAGGGTTGTCGCCGTTGCTTCATACATTGAACTActcaaattattgattaatcaaT TCGAACATTCTTTCCTTAGAATGGTTTTCGCAGTTAGAACAAATGAAGTGGTTGCATTGTTCCTTGTGGTCTACATAAACCTGCAGCCATCGGCACTGAGTACCGCACCTCAAGTCCCTTGCTTCTTCATCTTTGGGGACTCAATAGTCGATAACGGTAACAACAATCAGCTTAAGACAACGACCAAGGTTAATTATCCGCCTTACGGTATTGATTTCCCCGACGGGCCGACCGGAAGGTTCACTAACGGTCCAAATCCAGCTGATTTTCTTG CTGATCTTCTGGGCTTCAAATCTGCTGTTCCATCCTTTGCAACGGCAAAAGGGAGAGAAATAATCAAAGGTGTGAATTATGCATCTGGATCGGCAGGAATCCGTAATGAAACTGGAAAGCAACTG GGGCATCGAATCAGCATGAACGAACAACTGCTACATCACAACGTCACCGTTTCGCGCATCGCTCGTCTGCTGGGGCACACGCCGTCGCGCAAAGACCACCTCAGCAAATGTCTCTACTATTTCGTTGTCGGCAGCAACGACTACATGAACAACTACTTCAAGCCTGAGTACTACTCCACGAGCAAAAAGTACTCCACCGAGGAGTATGCTGCAGTTTTAATTCGAGAGTACTCCCAGCAGCTCAAG AAATTGTATAGTTTTGGGGCGAGAAAAGTAGCTGTGACCGGACTTTCTGCAATAGGGTGCGTACCGGCGGAGTTGGCGAGGGGCACCAATGGGTCTCTTTGTGTGGACGCGATAAACGATGCGGCTGTATTGTTCAATCACAAGCTACAGGCCCTTGTACAATCCCTAAATAATCATCTCCCAGATGCGCAATTTATCTACATACCTGGCGTAGAGTTGTCGGAACACATTCCCGTGCCGG GTATTAAGTTTCTTCTCAAACCGTGTTGTGAGGTGGCGAAAACTACGGGGCTGTGCATCCGCGGAAAAAAGCCATGCCGGGACAGGGCATTACACTTGTTCTTCGACAATTTCCACCCGACGTCGATTGTGTACAAGGCTACGGCAGCCGCTGCGTACGCTGAAATACTGCAGTTAATTCAATGA
- the LOC105164433 gene encoding GDSL esterase/lipase At5g45670-like, whose translation MAFTVNKIGLSAFFLVVLVNLQPSALSAPQVPCFFIFGDSLVDGGNNNDLQTLAKVNYPPYGVDFPKGPTGRFTNGGTTADFLGQLLGFDAYIPPFATAQDNE comes from the exons ATGGCTTTCACGGTCAACAAGATAGGACTTTCTGCGTTTTTCCTTGTTGTCCTTGTGAACTTGCAACCATCAGCACTGAGTGCACCTCAGGTCCCTTGCTTCTTCATCTTCGGGGACTCATTGGTCGATGGCGGCAACAATAACGACCTGCAGACGTTGGCCAAGGTCAACTATCCGCCTTACGGAGTCGATTTTCCTAAAGGGCCAACCGGACGGTTCACCAACGGTGGAACAACAGCTGATTTTCTTg GTCAGCTTCTGGGCTTCGACGCATATATTCCACCCTTTGCAACGGCGCAAGACAACGAA